One part of the Onychomys torridus chromosome 13, mOncTor1.1, whole genome shotgun sequence genome encodes these proteins:
- the Mppe1 gene encoding metallophosphoesterase 1 gives MGQWEESLTRVSWWPDLLPAPVCLSFVMVNSVAMEGDGCSICSEAEAELKEISRKLNCSREVQGSSQCEGEQRFPFSAPVLLQHYPLYRASDANCSGDDAAPPEEKSVPFKEKYDVLSREASQKLLWWLQPRLVLSGHTHSACQVLHPGGAPEVSVPSFSWRNRNNPSFIMGSLTSREFALSKCYLPLEDRVLATYGAAGGFLAILTLMHFERLPSSFLLGWKLCRRHTRR, from the exons ATGGGACAATGGGAAGAGAGCCTCACACGTGTGTCCTGGTGGCCTGACCTTCTGCCTGCTCCTGTCTGCCTCAGTTTTGTGATGGTCAACAGCGTCGCGATGGAAGGGGATGGTTGTAGCATCTGCTCTGAAGCGGAAGCCGAGCTCAAAGAGATTTCTCGTAAACTGAATTGCTCCCGAGAG GTGCAGGGATCCAGCCAGTGTGAAGGTGAGCAGCGGTTCCCCTTTTCCGCCCCGGTGCTGCTGCAG CACTACCCGCTCTATCGGGCCAGCGATGCTAATTGTTCTGGTGACGATGCGGCACCTCCAGAGGAGAAGAGTGTCCCCTTTAAGGAGAAATACGATGTTCTTTCTCGGGAGGCCTCACAAAAG CTGCTGTGGTGGCTCCAGCCTCGCCTGGTTCTGAGTGGCCACACGCACAGCGCCTGTCAGGTGCTCCATCCTGGAGGAGCCCCCGAGGTGAGCGTCCCATCCTTCAGTTGGAGGAACAGAAACAACCCCAGCTTCATCATG ggaagtctGACATCCAGAGAGTTTGCTCTCTCCAAGTGCTACCTTCCACTTGAGGACAGGGTGCTGGCCACGTACGGCGCCGCAGGTGGCTTCCTGGCCATCCTCACCTTAATGCACTTTGAACGCCTGCCTTCATCTTTCCTGTTGGGTTGGAAACTGTGCAGAAGGCACACGAGAAGATGA
- the Chmp1b gene encoding charged multivesicular body protein 1b — protein sequence MEKHLFNLKFAAKELNRSAKKCDKEEKAEKAKIKKAIQKGNMEVARIHAENAIRQKNQGVNFLRMSARVDAVAARVQTAVTMGKVTKSMAGVVKSMDATLKTMNLEKISALMDKFEHQFETLDVQTQQMEDTMSSTTTLTTPQNQVDMLLQEMADEAGLDLNMELPQGQTGSVGMSVASAEQDELSQRLARLRDQV from the coding sequence ATGGAGAAACACCTGTTCAACCTGAAGTTCGCGGCCAAAGAACTGAACAGGAGTGCCAAAAAATGCGACAAGGAGGAAAAGGCCGAAAAGGCCAAAATTAAAAAGGCCATTCAGAAGGGCAACATGGAGGTTGCGAGGATACACGCCGAAAATGCCATCCGCCAGAAGAACCAAGGGGTGAATTTCTTGAGAATGAGTGCACGGGTGGATGCGGTGGCTGCCCGAGTCCAGACCGCGGTGACCATGGGCAAAGTGACCAAGTCCATGGCCGGTGTGGTTAAGTCGATGGATGCGACGTTGAAGACCATGAATCTGGAGAAGATCTCTGCTTTGATGGACAAATTCGAGCACCAGTTTGAGACCCTGGACGTCCAGACGCAGCAGATGGAAGACACGATGAGCAGTACGACGACGCTGACCACTCCCCAGAACCAGGTGGACATGCTGCTCCAGGAAATGGCAGATGAGGCGGGCCTCGACCTCAACATGGAGCTGCCGCAGGGCCAGACCGGTTCCGTGGGAATGAGCGTGGCTTCGGCTGAGCAGGATGAACTGTCCCAGAGACTGGCCCGCCTTCGTGATCAAGTCTGA